From the genome of Pectobacterium atrosepticum:
TGACTTCATCAACTTCTTCTTCCTGTAGCGCGAACGGCCCGTGGGTGACGCAGCTAAATAACCCGCCCCACACTCGGCAATTTTCGCCTTCGTAATAGAACAAACCGTGTTCCGCGAACGGCACGCCAGCAATGCCAAGCTCCTCTTCGGCTTCACGACGCGCGGACTCCAGCATCTGTTCACCGCTTTGCACCACACCGCCTGCTGTTGCATCTAGCCAGCCTGGATAGAAGTCTTTGATTTTCGTTCGACGCTGCACCAGAATCTTACCCATGCCATCATGCACAACAATGTAAGTAGCGCGATGACGAAGACTCTGAGCACGCATCTGCTGACGACTTGACTGAGCAATTACCTCGTTGTTTTCATTGACGATATCAACCCACTCTGTGCCTGCTGCTTGACTTTGTTCCGCCATCCTCTGAAACCCTTTAGTATTGGCACGTTGCTACGCGCGTCTGTTTTAAATGATCGATCTTTGCTGCGAATATTCTCTGCTACCTTGCCATGATTCAAGGTCAAAAACAGGATATACGCTAAATTAGTG
Proteins encoded in this window:
- the yfcD gene encoding NUDIX hydrolase YfcD — protein: MAEQSQAAGTEWVDIVNENNEVIAQSSRQQMRAQSLRHRATYIVVHDGMGKILVQRRTKIKDFYPGWLDATAGGVVQSGEQMLESARREAEEELGIAGVPFAEHGLFYYEGENCRVWGGLFSCVTHGPFALQEEEVDEVSWLTPQEITARCDEFTPDSLKALSLWLTRYSDQEYGKPISRKLNEAVEASATSVVYDESTHDESIHGEDIHDENDNNVESSEADSQK